Sequence from the Gemmatimonadaceae bacterium genome:
ACGCCCCCCGAGGCGGCGGTGGAGATCTTCAACTGCGCGGATGGGCATCCGGTGCAGGCCGGCGAGATCACGCGGGCCCTGACGGGCCGGGCGCCGTCGGCGACGACGGCTCCCACCGATGGCCCGGTGCGTTCCGGCCGCAGCAACCAGCGGATCGTGGTGGACGCCCTCAAGGCGACCGGGTGGAGCCCGAGCATGCCCACCGTCTTCGACGGGCTGCGGGCGCTTGGCCACCGCATCGCCTAGCCCGATGGCCAGCACCCTGCCCTATGGTCCGCAGTCGGCGGCGGTGCGGGCCATGCTCGTGCAGCTGGCGGGTCTGGGGGCGGCCGATCGCGCGCGCGTCGTCGCCGCGCACACCGCGTTGTGCACGACCCGCGCGTGGGTCACCGCCGAGCGCCAGCTGGCCGAGACGATGGCGCGCAGTGACCGCGAAGCCTATCGCGAGGCGCTGAGTGGCCCGCTGCTGCAGCTGGTGCGCGTCCCCGATGCGCCGACGCCCCAGACCGAGGAGGAGGCGTTGGCGACGCTCGATCCGGTCGCGGAGCCCGCGCTGGCCGCGCTGCTCGCGGTGTTGGTGCAGGACCTGCTGCCGCCCGACACGGTGCGCACTCTGTGCGCTCCGTTCGCCGACGTGCTGTCGGCTACCAGCCCCGTCAGCTGACGGTGTCGGCGCGCGGTTCGGCGGCGAGCTGAAAGCGCGGGATGACGGCCAGAAAGCTCGACCCGTCGTCGCGGACGAAGCGATAGGTCCCCTCCATCCACCCGTTCGGGGCCTTGAGCACGCAGAAGCTGCGATACTCGTGCACCTGTCCCGGCAGCAGGTGGGGCTGTTCGCCTACGACCCCTTCGCCTTCGACCACCGTATCGCCAACCGCCTCGTCGTGAATCAGCCAGCGGCGCGTGCGCAGCTGCGCCGCCTGTTCGCCGACGTTCTCGATGCGGATGTGATAGGCGAAGACGAACTGCCCCAGAAGGGGGTTCGAACGCTCGCGCAGATACGACGGGCGCACCGTGATGCGGATGCCCGACGTCATGCGATAGTAGAATGGAATCCGTTCAGCGCCCATCAGAACGGCCTCGGCTCGCTGGCGATGTCGCGGTCGGCGTGGGGAGCGTGATCGTCACCGGCTGACTCTCGGCCCCCACGCGGTTCACCGAGCTGACGGTGGCGGCGTTGGCCGCCAGATCGCGCGGCAGCGCCCACCGGTCCGTCGTTCCCGGTAGTACCATGGTAATCCAAGCCGTGTCGGTTCGCAGCCTCACCACCCACTGCCAGGGGGCCGGTTGCCCCGCCAACGGCAGCCGCAGTTGCCAGTTGGCCCCGCTCCGCTCCGCCTGCGGAGCCGGCCGCGGGGGTGCGGGGGCCCGCAGCCACGGCGTCGCCGGCACGAGAGCGGGCTCCGCATACGGCCCGGTGGCCAGCACTTCGTTCATCCCGGCCTGATCGCGCAGGAACGAGGTCATGCTGAAGTGCACGTTGCCGGTGGCGCCGCTCTGCAGACGGGTCAGGCGGATCTGCTCGACCAACTCACTTACCGGGAACGCCGTGGACCCGCGGCCACCGGCCAGCGAGGTGAAGTTGCCGGGCCAGAGATGGCGCGCCTGCACGTTTTCCGACGCCCACCAGTTGAGCAGCACCGGATACGACTGCTGCGGCCGCGTCGTGGGCCAATACAGCTGGGGCGTGAAGTAGTCCACCCACCCTTCGCGCAGCCATTTGCGCGCGTCGGCGTAGAGCTTCTCGTAGGCGTCGAGTCCGCGCACGGACTCCGGGTAGCCCGGCCGCCAGATGCCGAACGGGCTCACGCCGAAGCGAACCCACGGCTTCGTTTGGTGAATGCCGTCGTGGAGCGCCTCGACCAGCTGATTGACGTTCTCGCGGCGCCAGTCGGCGCGTGAGAGCGTGCCGCCGCTCTTCTTGTAGCGGAGCCAGCTCCGTTCATCGGGGAACGCGATGGGCCGTCCCCGCCGCGTGGTTTCGGGATACGGATAGAAGTAGTCGTCGATATGCACGCCATCGACGTCATAGCGCTTGACCACATCGAGCACGACCTTGAGCGTGCGCGCGCGCACCGTCGGCTCCCCGGGATCCATCCAGAGGTACTTGGCGTAACGCTTCACCACCGCCGGGTTGGTCTTGGCGATGTGGTTGGCCGCGAGCGGCGAGCGGCCATCGGTGTTGCGGGCGCGATAGGGATTGAACCACGCGTGCAGCTCGAGATTGCGCGCATGCGCCTCGCGCACCGCAAACTCGAGGGGATCCCAATACGGATCGGGCTTCTTGCCCTGGGTGCCGGTGAGATACTCCGACCACGGTTCGATGCTCGACGCGTACAACGCATCGCCCGAGGGGCGCACCTGAAAGATCACGGCATTGAGGCGCAGGGCCGCGGCGCGATCGAGCAGGGCGATCAGCTCGGCCTGCTGCTCCGCCGTGGAGAGCGTGCGCTTCGAGGGCCAGTCCATGTTCCCCACGGTCGCGACCCACACGCCGCGAAACTCCCGTGGGAGCGGCGGCGCTTCCGCGGGCACGACCGGCCGCGCCGGGGCCGGCGCCGGGCGCGCCGTTCGCGATGCGGTCCGCGGCGCGGGTGGGACGGCCGAGATGACGGAGTCGCGCGCCGTCGGCATCGGCGCATCCGGCCCCGTTACCGGCCGCGGCCCGTGACAGGCGAGCGTGACAGCCGCGATGGTCGCGGCCGTGAGGCGGATGCGCCGCCCCGCGAGCCGCGAGGTCGTCACGCGGACACCGCCTCCGTGGCGAGTTCCGCCGTCATCGCCGCCAGGACCAGCCCGGCCCCACGCGCCGCTTCCGCGATCCGTTCGCCCGACTGAATGAACGAAATACGGAAGAACCCTTCCCCGCCCGCGCCGAAGCCGGAGCCGGGCATGGCGATCACCCCCTGCTCCTCGCGCAGACGATCGCAGAACGCCGCGCTGGCGATGCCCTCGGGGAGCGGAATCCACAGGTACATCGTGGCGCGTGGCGTCTCGCAGGTGAACCCGTTGGCGCGGAACGCGGCCACGGAGGCATCGCGCCGCTCCTTGAAGACGGCGAGGTTCTGCGGCACGAACTCGGCCCAGCTTTCGATCGCCGCCACGCCGGCCTTCTGGATGCCCATGAACTGCCCGGTGTCGGTAAACGACTTCACCTTGGTGAGCGCCCCAGCAATCTCCGGCTTGGCGACGGCCCAGGCACAGCGCCACCCGGTCATGTTGTACGTCTTCGACAACGAGTGGAATTCGATGGCCACGTCGCGAGCGCCGTCGATCTCGAAGATGCTGGGCGGGACATACCCGTCAAAGCCCATCTCCGAATACGCGTTGTCGTACACGAGCAGGATGTCGCGGTCCCGGCAGGTGCGAACCACCCGCTCCAGATAGTCCCGCGGCGCGATCGCCGCCGTGGGGTTGTTGGGATAGTTGAGGTACACGACGCGCGTGCGCGCCATCACCTCCGCCGGGATCTCGTCGAGCTCCACGAGAAAGTTCGTGCGCGGACGCAGCGCATAGACATACGGCGTGGCATCGCTCATCAAGGTGCCACCCAGATACGCCTGGTAGGCCGGATCCGGAATGATGGCCGCATCGCCCGACCCGAGATAGGCAAAGGCGATGTGGGCCAGCCCTTCCTTGCTCCCGAGCAGCGGGACGATCTCACTCATCGGATCAACGCGCTGCCCGAACCGCGTCTGCATCCACGCGCTGATGGCTTCGCGGAAGGGCACGTGCCCAAGCGCGAAGCCGTAGCGCGACATGGCCGGCTCGGCCGCCGCGTCCTGCAGCGCGGTGATGGCGCGCGCCGGCGGCGGGAGATCGGCATCACCGGCACCGAGGTCGATCACATCGACGCCGGCCGCGATGAGGGCCTTCTTGCGCGCGGGGATGTGCGCCAGCGGATACGCGGGGAACTGCGAGAAACGCGTGGAGAAGCGAGGCATGCGAAACGGATCAGGGCGCCGGCGGACTGAACGCACCATGCTGCGTCTCAATCCAGCTCTGGTGATACTTCGGATCTTCAATCGCGAGCGCCGCCTTGGCCACCTTGAGCGGGCGGAAGCTGTCCATCATGACCGCCAGCTCGTTGGTGTGCGTGGCGCCAATGCTCGCCTCGGCACGGCCCGGATGCGGCCCGTGCGGCAGGCCATCGGGATGATGCGTGATCGACCCGTACTCGATCCCCTTGCGGCTCATGAATTCGCTCGAGGCGTAGAAGAGCACCTCGTCGGAGTCCACGTTGCTGTGATTGTAGGGCGCGGGAATCGCCCGGGGATCGAAGTCGTACGGCCGCGGGCAGAAGGAGCAGATCACGAAGCCATCGCCCTGGAACGTCTGGTGCACCG
This genomic interval carries:
- the apaG gene encoding Co2+/Mg2+ efflux protein ApaG; protein product: MGAERIPFYYRMTSGIRITVRPSYLRERSNPLLGQFVFAYHIRIENVGEQAAQLRTRRWLIHDEAVGDTVVEGEGVVGEQPHLLPGQVHEYRSFCVLKAPNGWMEGTYRFVRDDGSSFLAVIPRFQLAAEPRADTVS
- a CDS encoding family 10 glycosylhydrolase — encoded protein: MPTARDSVISAVPPAPRTASRTARPAPAPARPVVPAEAPPLPREFRGVWVATVGNMDWPSKRTLSTAEQQAELIALLDRAAALRLNAVIFQVRPSGDALYASSIEPWSEYLTGTQGKKPDPYWDPLEFAVREAHARNLELHAWFNPYRARNTDGRSPLAANHIAKTNPAVVKRYAKYLWMDPGEPTVRARTLKVVLDVVKRYDVDGVHIDDYFYPYPETTRRGRPIAFPDERSWLRYKKSGGTLSRADWRRENVNQLVEALHDGIHQTKPWVRFGVSPFGIWRPGYPESVRGLDAYEKLYADARKWLREGWVDYFTPQLYWPTTRPQQSYPVLLNWWASENVQARHLWPGNFTSLAGGRGSTAFPVSELVEQIRLTRLQSGATGNVHFSMTSFLRDQAGMNEVLATGPYAEPALVPATPWLRAPAPPRPAPQAERSGANWQLRLPLAGQPAPWQWVVRLRTDTAWITMVLPGTTDRWALPRDLAANAATVSSVNRVGAESQPVTITLPTPTATSPASRGRSDGR
- a CDS encoding aminotransferase class I/II-fold pyridoxal phosphate-dependent enzyme, whose protein sequence is MPRFSTRFSQFPAYPLAHIPARKKALIAAGVDVIDLGAGDADLPPPARAITALQDAAAEPAMSRYGFALGHVPFREAISAWMQTRFGQRVDPMSEIVPLLGSKEGLAHIAFAYLGSGDAAIIPDPAYQAYLGGTLMSDATPYVYALRPRTNFLVELDEIPAEVMARTRVVYLNYPNNPTAAIAPRDYLERVVRTCRDRDILLVYDNAYSEMGFDGYVPPSIFEIDGARDVAIEFHSLSKTYNMTGWRCAWAVAKPEIAGALTKVKSFTDTGQFMGIQKAGVAAIESWAEFVPQNLAVFKERRDASVAAFRANGFTCETPRATMYLWIPLPEGIASAAFCDRLREEQGVIAMPGSGFGAGGEGFFRISFIQSGERIAEAARGAGLVLAAMTAELATEAVSA